The following are encoded together in the Syngnathus typhle isolate RoL2023-S1 ecotype Sweden linkage group LG5, RoL_Styp_1.0, whole genome shotgun sequence genome:
- the ccdc92 gene encoding coiled-coil domain-containing protein 92 isoform X2 yields the protein MASANVTLENQLHSAQKNLLFLQQDHANTLKGLHAEIRRLQQQCTDLTYELTVRSSDPSDSSGEVRCRELQKRCEELEAELKKKEEENTELLRDLEQKNAMIFVLENTIKEREKKYLEELKMKSHKLAVLSGELEQRASTIAYLTSQLHATKKKLLAGSSSEASPNVSPVTFKPTPPPPKDRQPETPRRRMRKSLSQPLHPELTEVYRLGADGKRLLLRDTVDAMPDPTPFLQAGRESTDLQVVRERPAVIPPIASERPPVTASGATASPRHSPARDRQYRAHVGVAHRIPHETPPLAPPQAELETLAVDQVKEERVVRKRTGADRTV from the exons ATGGCATCGGCCAATGTAACGCTGGAGAATCAGCTGCATAGCGCCCAGAAGAACCTGTTGTTCCTCCAGCAGGACCACGCCAACACTCTGAAGGGACTGCACGCAGAGATCCGACGATTACAGCAGCAATGCACAG ACCTGACATATGAGCTCACTGTGCGAAGCTCCGATCCTTCAG ACAGCAGCGGTGAGGTGCGATGCCGAGAGCTGCAAAAGAGGTGCGAGGAGCTGGAGGCAGAgctgaagaagaaggaggaggagaacacAGAGCTGCTGAGGGACTTGGAGCAGAAGAACGCCATGATCTTCGTGCTGGAAAACACCATCAAGGAGCGGGAGAAGAAGTACCTGGAGGAGCTGAAGATGAAGAGCCACAAGCTGGCCGTTCTGTCCGGAGAGTTGGAGCAGCGAGCCAGCACCATCGCTTACCTCACGTCACAGCTTCATGCCACCAAGAAGAAACTTCTGGCGGGCAGCTCTTCGGAGGCTAGCCCCAACGTCAGCCCCGTCACCTTCAAGCCCACTCCTCCGCCGCCCAAAGACAGACAACCTGAAACCCCGCGCCGCCGTATGAGGAAGAGCCTCTCCCAGCCGCTTCACCCCGAGCTGACCGAGGTGTACCGGCTCGGCGCGGACGGCAAGCGGTTGCTCCTGCGTGATACGGTGGACGCAATGCCCGACCCGACGCCCTTCCTGCAGGCGGGGAGAGAGTCTACGGATCTGCAGGTGGTTCGAGAACGACCCGCCGTCATACCGCCTATTGCCTCGGAACGCCCGCCCGTCACTGCCTCGGGGGCCACGGCCAGTCCCCGTCACAGCCCAGCTCGAGACCGCCAGTACAGGGCTCACGTGGGGGTGGCTCACCGCATCCCCCATGAGACCCCTCCCTTGGCCCCGCCCCAGGCAGAGTTGGAAACTCTGGCAGTGGATCAGGTGAAAGAAGAAAGGGTTGTCCGGAAGCGTACTGGGGCTGACAGGACAGTTTAA
- the ccdc92 gene encoding coiled-coil domain-containing protein 92 isoform X1, with protein sequence MQVLKVEVRCEVCTIPTHAHAHVQTHSSAMASANVTLENQLHSAQKNLLFLQQDHANTLKGLHAEIRRLQQQCTDLTYELTVRSSDPSDSSGEVRCRELQKRCEELEAELKKKEEENTELLRDLEQKNAMIFVLENTIKEREKKYLEELKMKSHKLAVLSGELEQRASTIAYLTSQLHATKKKLLAGSSSEASPNVSPVTFKPTPPPPKDRQPETPRRRMRKSLSQPLHPELTEVYRLGADGKRLLLRDTVDAMPDPTPFLQAGRESTDLQVVRERPAVIPPIASERPPVTASGATASPRHSPARDRQYRAHVGVAHRIPHETPPLAPPQAELETLAVDQVKEERVVRKRTGADRTV encoded by the exons ATGCAGGTGCTGAAAGTGGAAGTGCGCTGCGAAGTATGCACCatccccacacacgcacacgcacacgtacaGACACATTCATCAG CCATGGCATCGGCCAATGTAACGCTGGAGAATCAGCTGCATAGCGCCCAGAAGAACCTGTTGTTCCTCCAGCAGGACCACGCCAACACTCTGAAGGGACTGCACGCAGAGATCCGACGATTACAGCAGCAATGCACAG ACCTGACATATGAGCTCACTGTGCGAAGCTCCGATCCTTCAG ACAGCAGCGGTGAGGTGCGATGCCGAGAGCTGCAAAAGAGGTGCGAGGAGCTGGAGGCAGAgctgaagaagaaggaggaggagaacacAGAGCTGCTGAGGGACTTGGAGCAGAAGAACGCCATGATCTTCGTGCTGGAAAACACCATCAAGGAGCGGGAGAAGAAGTACCTGGAGGAGCTGAAGATGAAGAGCCACAAGCTGGCCGTTCTGTCCGGAGAGTTGGAGCAGCGAGCCAGCACCATCGCTTACCTCACGTCACAGCTTCATGCCACCAAGAAGAAACTTCTGGCGGGCAGCTCTTCGGAGGCTAGCCCCAACGTCAGCCCCGTCACCTTCAAGCCCACTCCTCCGCCGCCCAAAGACAGACAACCTGAAACCCCGCGCCGCCGTATGAGGAAGAGCCTCTCCCAGCCGCTTCACCCCGAGCTGACCGAGGTGTACCGGCTCGGCGCGGACGGCAAGCGGTTGCTCCTGCGTGATACGGTGGACGCAATGCCCGACCCGACGCCCTTCCTGCAGGCGGGGAGAGAGTCTACGGATCTGCAGGTGGTTCGAGAACGACCCGCCGTCATACCGCCTATTGCCTCGGAACGCCCGCCCGTCACTGCCTCGGGGGCCACGGCCAGTCCCCGTCACAGCCCAGCTCGAGACCGCCAGTACAGGGCTCACGTGGGGGTGGCTCACCGCATCCCCCATGAGACCCCTCCCTTGGCCCCGCCCCAGGCAGAGTTGGAAACTCTGGCAGTGGATCAGGTGAAAGAAGAAAGGGTTGTCCGGAAGCGTACTGGGGCTGACAGGACAGTTTAA